The sequence GCAGTTTTTCCAGGGTGGCTTTGAGGTGCTGGTGCAGGTGCGCCAGGCGGTGGATCTGCCCCTGCTCTGCAAGGACTTCATCCTGAGCCCATATCAGCTCTATCAGGCCCGCGCCGCCGGGGCCGATGCTGCCCTGCTGATCGCTGCGATTCTCAGCGACCAGGATTTGGCTTACCTGCTCAAGGTGGCCAGGGCTCTGGGCCTGGCCGTGCTGGTGGAGGTGCACGACGGCGAGGAACTAGAGCGGGTGCTGGGCCTTGATGGCGTGCAACTTATCGGTATCAACAACCGCGATCTAGCCAGCTTCCATACCGATCTGGCCACCACCGAGCAGCTCACTGCCGTTTACGGCGAACGCATCCGCGCCAAGGGCTGCCTGCTGGTGAGCGAGTCGGGCCTGTTCACCCGCGACGACCTCGACCGGGTACTGGGTGCTGGCGCCGAGGCGGTGCTGGTGGGCGAAGCGCTGATGCGTCAGGCCGATGTGACCGCCGCCCTGGAGACCTTGATCGGCAGCGACTGATGATCGGCAGCGACTGATGTTTGTGTTTGCAAGACTTAGCTAAGCCATGGTTTAGCTAAGAAGCGCGCAGGTTGGGCATTGCCGCCATTCCGGCCGCCATCCCAGCCGCCACGCCGGTCGCCACGCCGGTCGCTATAAAAATGAATGCAACAAAAAGCCCCCGCCACAGGGCGAGGGCTTGGGGAGTGCGGGGCTGCCGCAGCAGCCAGTCGCTCACACCTTGCGGGAGTAAAACTCAACCACCAGCAGTTCGTTGATCTCAAGGGCGACCCATTCGCGCTCGCATTTGCTGATCACCTTGGCGACGAGCTTGTTCTTATCGAGCTCCAGATGGGGCGGGATGTTGGCCAGACCCGGGAACGCCAAGTTGCCTTCAGCTAATTGCTTGCTCTGCTTGCGCTCGCGCACGGCGACCACATCGCCGGCCTTGCACTGGTAGCTGGGGATATCCACGACGCGGCCGTTCACGGTCACGTGGCCATGGTTAACCAGCTGGCGGGCGCCGGGGACGGTGGGGCCAAAACCCAGACGGAAGCAAACATTGTCGAGACGGTTCTCGAGCAGTTTCAGCAGGTTGGTACCCGTAGAACCCTCCTGGGCCCGGGCTTTCTTGACGTAGCGAACCAGCTGACGTTCGGAGATGCCGTAGTTGAAGCGAAGCTTTTGCTTCTCTTCGAGGCGGATGGCGTATTCGGAGCGCTTGCGACGGGCTTGGCCGTGCTGACCGGGGGGATAAGACCGCTTGGCGGACTTACGGGTGAGACCGGGAAGGTCTCCCAAGCGCCGCGTGATCCTCAGACGAGGGCCGCGGTAGCGAGACATGAAAACAAATTCAAAGGACGAAGTACCTCCCTTGGGAGGCAAGGCGCTGCGGTATCGAGCATGCTGGGATGAACCCGCTAACTCGAGCTGTGCCGCGCCAACGATCGATCCTATCGGTTGGGCCGCGCAGCCTCGATCTCCAGCCAGAGCCTGGCCTCGCCTCGCTGCAACAGGCCGAGCTTGGGGCTTCACCCCAACTGCCGATCAACCAGTCAACCCAGTTGCCGACCCAATTGCTTACTAGTGGCCTGGCGGCACTATTGCTCGCCTTGATCAGCTTTTATCGCCAGTGGATTTCGCCCTTGCTGGGGCCCCGCTGCCGTTTCATTCCCAGTTGCAGCGCCTACGGCCTCGAGGCGATCAGCCGCCATGGGCCCTGGCGGGGCAGCTGGCTCACCCTGCGCCGGCTGCTGCGTTGTCATCCCTTCACCGCCTGCGGTTGCGATCCCGTGCCCGATTGATGCTCTCCTCCACTCCCTCTTGGCCCTCTCCCGCTTCGCCCTCCCCCTCCCCCGGGCTTCCGGTTTTGCTGCTGCTAACCCGCAAGGGGTGCTGTCTGTGCGAGGGACTGGAGCAGAAGTTGCGCGCCCTCGATCCTCCGCTGGCGCTGGAGTTGATCGATGTGGATGGTGATCCCGCCCTGCAGGCCCGTTTTGGGCTGGAGGTGCCGGTGCTGCAGGTGCGCTCCGGCCAGGGAGAGCGACAGCTGCCCAGGGTGCCGCCCCGGCTGGCTGGCGCCAGCTTGCAGGTTTGGTTGCAGAAGCACGGTTTTTCCAGCCAGGACGCTTAGAAAGGCGCCAACTGCCTCGCCGGTGCCATGACCCAGCTGCTCCACCCAGTCCTGCAGCAGGTGGGTTTGGAGGTGCCGGTGGGCGTGCCCAACGGGGAGCTGAGCGGCATCAGTTGTGATTCCCGTCGCATCGGGCGGGGCACTTTGTTTGTGGGGCTGCCTGGCACCCAGGTGGATGGGGGCTGCTTCTGGCCCCAGGCCCTGCAGGCCGGTGCGGTAGCTGCGGTGATTAGTGAGGCCGCGGCGGCCCTTCAGCCGCCTGGACCAGGCGATGCGGTGCTGGTAGCGCCTGAGCCGCTGACCCGCTGGGCCGGAGAGCTGGCGGCTGCCTTCTGGTCCCAGCCCAGTCGCCGGCTGGCCCTGATTGGGGTCACCGGCACTAATGGCAAAACCACCACCACCTATTTGATCGAGCATCTGGCCGTTTCGTCAGGCAGGCCTTCGGCCCTGTTTGGCACCTTGGTGAATCGCTGGCCTGGCCACAGCGTGACGGCTCAGCACACCACGGCCTTCGCTGATCTGCTCCAGGCTCAGCTTGCCCAGGCCGTTGAGGCCGGTGCCCAGATCGGTGCCATGGAGGTGAGCTCCCATGCCCTTGATCAGCAGCGGGTAGCTGGCTGCCACTTCTCCGGCGCCGTGTTTACCAACCTCACCCAGGATCACCTCGACTATCACCCGTCGATGCAGGCCTATTTCGAAGCCAAGGCGCGGTTGTTTGCGGAGCCGCTGCTGGCTGGTGGGGCGGTGGTGAATGGCGACGACCCCTGGGGTGCCCAGCTGGTGAGCCGTCTAGGTAAGGCCTGTTGGCGCAGCTCCCTGGAAGACCCCAGCGCCGAGCTGTTCATCCGCGATTTGCAGCTGGGGGCAGGCGGCGTCCGCGGGGTGCTGCAGACGCCGGCGGGGGAGGGGGCATTTCACTCACCCCTGCTGGGGCGCTTCAACCTGATGAACCTGCTGCAGGCGGTTGGGGCCCTGGTCCAGCAGGGCGTCCCCCTGCTCCAGTTGCTAGATGGGCTAGCCAACTTCCGCGGCGTGCCTGGTCGCATGGAGCGGGTGGTGGTGGGCGACGGCGGCGGCGATCCAGCCGTGTTGGTGGATTACGCCCACACCCCCGATGGCCTGGCCAACGCCCTGGCTGCTTGCCGCCCCTTCACGGTGGGGCGTCTGATCTGCGTGTTTGGCTGCGGCGGCGACCGCGACCGCAGCAAGCGGCCCCAGATGGGAGCGATCGCCGCCCAGCTCGCTGACCAGCTCTATGTGACCTCCGACAACCCCCGCACCGAGGACGCCCAGCAAATCCTGGCCGATGTGACTGCCGGCATTGCCCCTGGAGCATCCATGCAGGTGGAGGCCGACCGGGCGATAGCGATCGCTGCCGCCATCGCCGCGGCAGCACCTGGGGATTTGGTGCTGATTGCCGGCAAGGGCCATGAGGACTACCAGATCCTCGGCACCACCAAGGTTCACTTCGACGACCGGGAAGAGGCGGAGAAAGCCCTGCGCCGCCGGCGGGTCTGAGCGACGCGCGGCTGAGTTGGTGGGCGTAAACCAACAAACTCGGACGCTGGTCTGGTTCCAGTCAGGCCAGCTAGATACCTTGGGCCTGCCATCTGTCTCCACCCTGTCTCAGCGATGACCCAGTCACAACCGATGTCTAGGCGATTCCTAGCCGAGCTGATCGGTACTTTCTGGTTGGTGTTCGGTGGTTGCGGCAGCGCGGTGCTGGCTGCGGTTTTCCCCTACGCCCAGGCCGATGCCAATCCCCTTGGACTGGGTTTCCTCGGGGTATCCCTGGCCTTTGGTCTCACCCTGCTCACCATGGCCTACGCCATCGGCCATATTTCTGGTTGCCACATCAATCCAGCCGTGAGTTTTGGCTTGTGGGCAAGTGGCCGTATGTCTGGATCCCATCTGCTGCCTTACATCGTGGCCCAGGTACTTGGTGGCACCCTTGCAGGGGGGCTGATCTATGGCATTGCCAGCGGTCGACCTGGTTTTGAGCTGTCCGGCTCCAACCCCCTGGCTACCAACGGCTTCGGCGCCCATTCCCCTGGGGGTTATGGCCTGGTTTCAGCGCTTCTGATCGAAGTAGTGCTTACTTTTATCTTCCTGCTGGTGATTCTCGGCACCACCCATCGAGATGCCATTGCCAGCATGGCCGGAGTGCCTATCGGACTGTCGTTGACCTTGATCCACCTGATCAGCATCCCAGTTACCAATACCTCAGTGAACCCCGCCCGAAGCACTGGCGTGGCCCTGTGGGTTGGTGGCGATGCCATGGGCCAGCTTTGGCTGTTCTGGCTAGCACCAATTGTTGGTGCCCTATTGGCGGGCTGGGTCCAGAGGCAGCTGCTGGATGGGTCTCGCCCCAGCGCTTGAGGCGAAACCATCTAGACCAGTGACCCTCAGTCCTGAGAACCTTCTTGGGAGCGCAGGGCGCCGTAGCTAATGGCGGCCAGCCCAACGGGGAGCAACAGCCACCAGAGCCTGGTTCGGTCTATCCGTAGGTCTGTTCTGGTGGCGGCATCAGTTTCTTTGGCACCAGCAAAGGGGGATTCCTTACTACTGCCGGCTGCCTTAGTGCCCTGGAGTTTCTCCAGGACTGGGGTTGCCGCCTCGGCTGCTTGAGGTGCAGATAACGGAGTACTGAAAAGTGCGGTGCAGCTCAGTCCGGCGCTGCAGGCGCTGAGCAGCAGTAGTTGGCGTAGGGAAGGGATGGGTGCCATCAATTGGCTCTAGGGCTTTTACATAGTGGCCAGAACTGCTCCTATTGGCATCGCGCCTTCCGTGCGGACTTTTAGAGATTTGCCAGCAAGTAGTCAATCTCAGCTTCGGTGCTGGTGATGTGGGTGCAGGCCCGCAGGCAGTGGGGATCGTCGAGGCTGCGCAGCCAGATGCCTTGCTCACCTAGGCGCTTCACCACCATTTCCGGATCTTCCCCGCTGATTTCAAAGCTGACTAGCCCCGCTGGTGGCGGCACCTCCAACAGCGTGCGGGCGCGCGGGTTTGCCTGCAGTCCTTGCCAGAGATAGCCGCTGCGCCGCTTAATCAGGGCCAAGCGCTCTTCGGCGGTGCCTTCCGCCTCCAACAGGTGCAGGGATTGCTCAAGACCAGCGCAAAGGGGTATGCAGGAGGTGGCTACTTCAAAGCGCCGGCTGTCCGTGTGAAATTCGCTCTGGCCGCTGGCTTCGTGGCTGAGACTGCGCCAGCCGATCAAAGTTGGTCTGGCCTCGCGCACCACCCGCTCCGATAGGGCTACTGCTCCCAGTCCCTCGGGGCCACAACACCATTTGTGGCCGGTGCAGCCGTAGATGTCAGCGGCGGCTGCACCGGCTTCGATGGGGATGGCCCCAAGGGATTGGGCCCCGTCCACCAGCAGCCAGGGATGCTTGGGGTGTGAGCTGAGCTGGCCGGCTACCGCTGCAATCGGCATCACCTGGCCCGTGTTCCAGAGCAGGTGTGAAAGCACAACCAATCGGGTGGCGGGGCTGAGCTGGCGATCCAATCGCTGCAGCACCTGCTCGTTTGTGTCATCGGCAGTGCCGCGCAGATCCGCCACCGGCAAGGTGGTGAGCACAAGCCCTTGGCGGTGGGCTAGTTCGCGGCAGGCGGCCACCACCCCCGGATGCTCGCAGTCGCTGATCAGGAGTTCGTCGCCTGCCTGCCAGGGCAGGCCCCAGAGCGGTAGTACGCAGCCACTGGTTACGTTTTCGCTGAAGGCCAGCCGGTGCGCCGGCACGCCAAACCAGCCAGCCAGGTGCTGACGCAGCTGGCTGGTGGTCTGTTCCACAAAAGGCCACACCGCTCCGGTAAACGGCCCCAGCTCCTGGATTGTGCGCCAGGCGGCCGTGATGGCCTCCAGGGACGAGCTCGGCAGGGGTCCCTGGCCGCCGTAGTTGAAGTAGGTCTTGTTGGCTAGCGCTGGTAGCTGGGCGCGGAAATCAGTTGGCATCAGGAGCGTTTATTTGCTCGGATCCTGGCATTGCATTGACGATCGGTCGATTGATCCGTGAAGATCCAGTTAGTTCAATCTATGAATTGTTGGCAATGCCAATTCCAGATCTGTCAGTGCTCGTGGCCTCCACGATTGTTCCCTTTATTTTGAAATTGGTGGGGGCAGTAGCCCTTTGGATCGCTGGTGGCTGGCTGATTCAGTTGGCAATGCGCATTATGCGCAAAAGTTTGCGTCATAGCAGCCTGGATGTGACGGTTGTTGGTTATCTGATCAATATCCTCGCTGCGGTTTTGCGAGTGATCTTGGTGGTAGCGATACTCGGCTTCTTTGGTATTCAGACAGCCAGCTTTGCTGCCCTGCTTGCTGGTGCCGGCGTAGCCATCGGGGCGGCCTGGAGTGGCATGCTCGGTAACTTTGCGGCTGGTGTTTTTCTGCAGATTTTCCGCCCTTTCAGTGTTGGTGACTTCATCACAGCTGCTGGCATCACCGGCACAGTGGAGGAAATCGGCATGTTTGTGACTTCGCTGCTAGCCCCAGACAATGTCCGCAACATCGTCCCCAATGGCAAGTTGTTTGGCGAC is a genomic window of Cyanobium sp. Tous-M-B4 containing:
- the trpC gene encoding indole-3-glycerol phosphate synthase TrpC codes for the protein MEIRRRPPNPKVKVAFLEYAIRHEDSEPRHILEQILWEKDREITAARERVPLEKLKQQVAELPATRDFLAALRASCRKPAVIAEVKKASPSKGVIREDFDPEAIAKGYAAGGASCLSVLTDKQFFQGGFEVLVQVRQAVDLPLLCKDFILSPYQLYQARAAGADAALLIAAILSDQDLAYLLKVARALGLAVLVEVHDGEELERVLGLDGVQLIGINNRDLASFHTDLATTEQLTAVYGERIRAKGCLLVSESGLFTRDDLDRVLGAGAEAVLVGEALMRQADVTAALETLIGSD
- the rpsD gene encoding 30S ribosomal protein S4, whose product is MSRYRGPRLRITRRLGDLPGLTRKSAKRSYPPGQHGQARRKRSEYAIRLEEKQKLRFNYGISERQLVRYVKKARAQEGSTGTNLLKLLENRLDNVCFRLGFGPTVPGARQLVNHGHVTVNGRVVDIPSYQCKAGDVVAVRERKQSKQLAEGNLAFPGLANIPPHLELDKNKLVAKVISKCEREWVALEINELLVVEFYSRKV
- the yidD gene encoding membrane protein insertion efficiency factor YidD, translated to MPINQSTQLPTQLLTSGLAALLLALISFYRQWISPLLGPRCRFIPSCSAYGLEAISRHGPWRGSWLTLRRLLRCHPFTACGCDPVPD
- a CDS encoding glutaredoxin family protein, with translation MLLLTRKGCCLCEGLEQKLRALDPPLALELIDVDGDPALQARFGLEVPVLQVRSGQGERQLPRVPPRLAGASLQVWLQKHGFSSQDA
- a CDS encoding UDP-N-acetylmuramoyl-L-alanyl-D-glutamate--2,6-diaminopimelate ligase, whose product is MTQLLHPVLQQVGLEVPVGVPNGELSGISCDSRRIGRGTLFVGLPGTQVDGGCFWPQALQAGAVAAVISEAAAALQPPGPGDAVLVAPEPLTRWAGELAAAFWSQPSRRLALIGVTGTNGKTTTTYLIEHLAVSSGRPSALFGTLVNRWPGHSVTAQHTTAFADLLQAQLAQAVEAGAQIGAMEVSSHALDQQRVAGCHFSGAVFTNLTQDHLDYHPSMQAYFEAKARLFAEPLLAGGAVVNGDDPWGAQLVSRLGKACWRSSLEDPSAELFIRDLQLGAGGVRGVLQTPAGEGAFHSPLLGRFNLMNLLQAVGALVQQGVPLLQLLDGLANFRGVPGRMERVVVGDGGGDPAVLVDYAHTPDGLANALAACRPFTVGRLICVFGCGGDRDRSKRPQMGAIAAQLADQLYVTSDNPRTEDAQQILADVTAGIAPGASMQVEADRAIAIAAAIAAAAPGDLVLIAGKGHEDYQILGTTKVHFDDREEAEKALRRRRV
- the aqpZ gene encoding aquaporin Z, which gives rise to MSRRFLAELIGTFWLVFGGCGSAVLAAVFPYAQADANPLGLGFLGVSLAFGLTLLTMAYAIGHISGCHINPAVSFGLWASGRMSGSHLLPYIVAQVLGGTLAGGLIYGIASGRPGFELSGSNPLATNGFGAHSPGGYGLVSALLIEVVLTFIFLLVILGTTHRDAIASMAGVPIGLSLTLIHLISIPVTNTSVNPARSTGVALWVGGDAMGQLWLFWLAPIVGALLAGWVQRQLLDGSRPSA
- a CDS encoding aminotransferase class V-fold PLP-dependent enzyme, with amino-acid sequence MPTDFRAQLPALANKTYFNYGGQGPLPSSSLEAITAAWRTIQELGPFTGAVWPFVEQTTSQLRQHLAGWFGVPAHRLAFSENVTSGCVLPLWGLPWQAGDELLISDCEHPGVVAACRELAHRQGLVLTTLPVADLRGTADDTNEQVLQRLDRQLSPATRLVVLSHLLWNTGQVMPIAAVAGQLSSHPKHPWLLVDGAQSLGAIPIEAGAAAADIYGCTGHKWCCGPEGLGAVALSERVVREARPTLIGWRSLSHEASGQSEFHTDSRRFEVATSCIPLCAGLEQSLHLLEAEGTAEERLALIKRRSGYLWQGLQANPRARTLLEVPPPAGLVSFEISGEDPEMVVKRLGEQGIWLRSLDDPHCLRACTHITSTEAEIDYLLANL
- a CDS encoding mechanosensitive ion channel family protein, encoding MPIPDLSVLVASTIVPFILKLVGAVALWIAGGWLIQLAMRIMRKSLRHSSLDVTVVGYLINILAAVLRVILVVAILGFFGIQTASFAALLAGAGVAIGAAWSGMLGNFAAGVFLQIFRPFSVGDFITAAGITGTVEEIGMFVTSLLAPDNVRNIVPNGKLFGDTIQNYSVHGYRRVELVAQLDNSADVGRAIALLKEGIKQVPNQFAGMEADVEVLEFSERGPRLAVRPYTHTNNYWQVYFDTNRMIIDVLGANGFPVPRIPLAMGAN